From Gigantopelta aegis isolate Gae_Host chromosome 11, Gae_host_genome, whole genome shotgun sequence, the proteins below share one genomic window:
- the LOC121385513 gene encoding E3 SUMO-protein ligase ZBED1-like, with translation MLVYGASCPFFHRSTTAAALLKVKTKQLGLKTVKLLQDVPTRWNSACDMLERFLELQPVIYAVLVAKEIRRNVNDISTLSEANITIAEDSVACLLPLKAIITVLCTEKMPTVAIILPLQRKLLTSVLVSKEMDSDVIKQMKKAMASDLDSRYANKQVFLQECTVLDPRFKASCVTTEQQHEVYDRLATEAACLKLQPQLPVSVEPSTSTPTVTDLPTLPGLPDVESTDLQSDVRLVDDVKSVTAITTKITNDLTTQSGCASGGGIASILGDVVFIKEEMLPQKSNLAQAIFEIDVFKGQALIPVSEDPLVWWKGHQWQFPLLSQLAKKWLCIPATSVPPERVFSTAGDIVTAQRAVLNLEVVDMLIFLKK, from the exons ATGCTCGTGTACGGCGCGTCGTGTCCTTTTTTTCACCGTAGTACGACTGCTGCAGCTTTGCTAAAAGTGAAAACTAAACAGTTAGGACTTAAAACTGTTAAGTTACTGCAAGATGTACCTACACGGTGGAATTCTGCGTGTGATATGCTGGAGAGGTTTCTTGAACTGCAGCCCGTAATCTACGCTGTACTAGTGGCTAAAGAAATTCGTAGAAATGTGAATGACATATCAACATTATCTGAGGCAAATATCACGATAGCAGAGGACAGTGTGGCGTGCCTTCTTCCACTGAAAGCAATTATAACTGTATTATGCACAGAGAAGATGCCTACTGTAGCTATCATTCTTCCACTCCAGAGGAAATTGTTGACAAGTGTTCTGGTTTCTAAAGAGATGGATTCTGATGTTATTAAACAGATGAAGAAGGCCATGGCTTCTGATCTGGATAGCAG GTATGCCAATAAGCAGGTGTTTCTGCAGGAGTGTACTGTTTTGGATCCTCGCTTTAAAGCATCCTGTGTCACTACAGAGCAGCAACATGAGGTGTATGACAGACTTGCTACCGAAGCAGCTTGTTTGAAGCTACAACCTCAGTTACCTGTATCGGTAGAACCGAGCACATCAACCCCAACAGTTACTGACCTACCGACGTTACCAGGCTTGCCAGATGTTGAATCAACTG ATTTACAGTCCGATGTCAGACTAGTAGATGATGTCAAGTCTGTCACTGCAATCACGACAAAGATTACTAATGACCTCACTACTCAGTCTGGTTGTGCTAGTGGTGGTGGTATAGCCTCTATTTTGGgtgatgttgtttttataaaggaGGAGATGTTACCCCAGAAATCCAATTTGGCACAGGCTATATTTGAGATTGATGTGTTCAAGGGACAGGCACTAATACCAGTGTCAGAAGACCCATTGGTATGGTGGAAAGGACACCAATGGCAGTTTCCCCTTCTCTCCCAGTTAGCAAAGAAATGGCTGTGTATTCCAGCGACCTCGGTACCACCCGAGCGTGTATTCAGTACAGCTGGGGACATTGTAACAGCACAGAGGGCCGTACTCAATCTTGAAGTAGTAGACATGTTGATTTTCTTGAAAAAATaa